The DNA segment GCGGTTGGTTTCCAGCATCAGCGGTACATGCGCGGAGGCGTGGTGCGCGGTCTGCAGATATACCCACAAAAGAAGGTAAGTTGATATCAACCCCAAAAGGAACACTACCGCGGCCGCCCAGAAGTGCTGGCTCAAAAAACGAACCCGGTTCGCGATATGACTTAACTTGCTCTTCAGCGTCAACTCATGCCCCTGACTGCACAGCATAACGTTCGGACCGGCCCGGGCGGGCCAATCCCATCTCAACTATTAGATTATCGGCAGACCGGGTGTTTTGCTTAATCCGCAAACCACTGACATTCAATAAAGTATGCGGGGCCCGATACCCTCAGGGCGTTTTCTCCGCTGACAGCCCGGTAAACATGATGGGAAGATTTTATTGGCGGGGTTTGCGCCTCAGTTCGTCACGGCGCTTTTTGAACCACTCGAGATATTCTTTGGCCTTTTTCTCCCTGCCCGACTCGCGCGGAAGATAATACTCCGCGCCTTCTATCTCATCGGGAAGATTCACCTGGTCGGTGACAGCATCGTCGAAGTCGTGGGCATACTGATAGTCTTTGCCGTAGCCGAGCGCTTTCATCAGCGAAGTCGGGGCGTTTCTCAGATGCAGCGGCACCGGTAGGGAGCCTTTCTCGCGGGCGTCGCTCATCGCCCGGCCGAAAGCAACATAGGCGGAATTTGACTTCGGCGCGCAGGCGAGATAAATCACGGCCTGGGCAATCGCCAGTTCGCCTTCGGGAGAACCAAGGAAATGATAGGCGTCGCGGGCATTCATCGTCACCGTCAGGGCATAAGGATCGGCCATGCCGATGTCCTCCGAGGCGAATCGCACGAGCCTTCTGACGATATACAGCGGATCCTCTCCCGCGTCGAGCATCCTTGCCAGCCAATACAGAGCAGCATCGGGGTCGCCGCCGCGAATTGTCTTGTGAAGGGCAGAAATGAGGTTGTAGTGTTCTTCGGCCGCCTTATCGTAAACGGCGATACTTTTCTGATGAATCTGCTTGAGCGCTTCGACGGTGATGGTGCCGTCCTGACCGACGAATTCGGCGGTATTCTCCACCAGCACCAGCGCTCTGCGAGCATCGCCGTCGGCCGCCGCCGCTATGAAACGAACCGCCTCGGGACCGAACTTGAGATTCATCGACCCCACCCCAACCGTGGTATCCGTCAGTGCCCTCTCGATAATACTCGTCAACGCCTCCTCCGTCAGCCTTTCCAGTACGTACACCCGCATTCGAGACAGAAGAGCGGAGTTGACCTCGAATGACGGATTCTCAGTGGTGGCGCCAATCAAAATTATCTCGCCGGATTCGACATAGGGTAGAAAGGCATCCTGCTGAGCTTTGTTGAAACGATGGATTTCATCGATAAAAACATAGGTGCGTCTTGAAGTCATCTGGTAGTAGTTGCCTGCTTTCGATATGACCTCTTTGACTTCCTTGATCCCCGATGTCGCCGCCGAGAAGGGCGTGAACTGCCCCTGGGTCGACCTGGCTATGAGCGATGCGAGAGTCGTCTTTCCGGAACCGGGCGGCCCCCAGAAGATGATGGAACCTACTTTATCCTGCTCGATCGCCTTGCGAAGCGGCGTCCCAGGTCCGATTATTTTCTCCTGACCGTAGAACTGGTCGAGATTCGCCGGTCTCATCCTGTCCGCCAGCGGTTTCAGCGCGGAACGAGTATTGGCGATACCCTCCGGCCGGTCTTTTCCGAACAAATCCATATTCGAATATAACCGTATGTCCCTGCTATATCAATCACAACCTCTTCCGCGAACAACCCTGAGTGCCGGCTGGCAGGCTGTTTCGGCGCCTGCTGTCGGCATCCGACATCTACCCCTATCACGTTATTATATAACGACATAGGCCCGGCGAATCAAAAAGCGTTGCTTAAACAGAGGTGAGGTAGTATTATTACCCGTCGTTAGAAACGCAGTGCGCTGCAGCGCGGGGCCATATGGCCAGGTGAGCCGGCCTCCGCAGTACTCCCATCGGGAGTAATCATTGAAAAGAACAGCCTCTGGTAGCTTCAACCATGCTCGCGCATTGCAAACGACAAGGAATTGTATCGCTGTTCTGTAGTTTAACCTGGTCCGGGAAGTGTTGATAAAGGTTGAAGCGGATTTCCCCGGACCGAACTGATGCAGGAGAAGATGAACAGTAAATCATCAACTTCACTACTTATCGCTACGGTTCTGGCCGTTATCCTTGGCGGATTTATCGGCTATTATTTTCCCGAAGTGATGTTATCGATTAGTTTTGTCGGACAGCTCTTTCTGAATGCGCTGCGACTGGTAGTGATTCCCCTCGTAATCGCCGCTGTTATAGTCGGCGTGGCCGCAATGGCCGATGTTGGAAGGGTCAGCCGAACAGTCGGGAAGACTCTTCTCTATTTTGCGGTTACCAGTGCAATAGCCGTCTTGATCGGCTTGGGACTGGTAACTCTGATTCAACCCGGCGCGGGTGTCTCCGCCGATAGTGCGGTTATCCCGCCCGAAGTTCTCAGTGTGACGTCGTTTTCGATCTCACAGTTGCTGGGTTCGATAATTCCGTCAAATCTTTTCGCAGCCGGCGCCGTGGGTAATCTGCTCGGACTGATTATCTTTGCCGTATTTTTCGGCGTCGTTTTGATCCCGATGGGTGATCGGGGAAAAGTCATTATTGATTTTCTGCGTGCCGTCAACCAGGCCATCATGAAAATCGTGACCATGTTGATATGGGTGGCCCCGCTGGGCGTGCTGTCGCTGGTTGGAACCGCGGTGGCCGAAAACGCCCTGTCCATGGACAGCATGCTTGGCTCGCTGGGGTTGTATTCACTCACGCTGGCGATCGCCTTTTTGATTCACGCCGCCGTTATATTGCCGCTCGCGCTCAGGTTCTTCGCGCAAAGACCTGTCATGGAGTATTTGAGCAATATGGCGCCGGCTCTCACAACTGCTCTTGGCACCGGCTCCGCCGCTGCCGCCCTGCCCATCACCTACGACAGCGTGGTTGACAAAAGCGAAATCGATGACCGGGCCGGCTCGATCACGGTTCCTCTGGGAGCCATGGTCAATATGAACGGCACAGCCCTCTACCTGATTATCGCGGCCCTGTTCTCCGCCCAGATCTTCCAGGTGGAACTTTCAATTCTCCAGGTCCTGATAGTAGTCGGCACCTCGTTTGTCATTTCGTTTGGAGCGTCACTGATGCCCAACGCTTCGGCCATGCTGCTTGCGGTAGTCATGTACGCCGCCGGATTCCCTGCCCAGGCTTATGCCGGTATCGGAATTGTCCTGATCATGGACTGGTTTTTTGACCGCTGGCGGGCTGTCGTGGACGTATGGGGCGATGCTGTCGGCGCGGCTGTAATTGGCGAGACGTTTGACTTCAAAACGGCCCGTCACATCAGACAGGAATCGCCCGACAGAAAAGCTCAACGCGGACCAAGACGGCCGGACCGTCCGCAACGCGATGCCCGACAAAAGCCACCCGCTTCGCAACAACAAGACAAGGCTCCTTTGCGGCAGGAGCGTAAAGGCCAGGAACGCACGGGTCACCAGCGCGACGCTGACCGCCGATCGAGAGGAGAAGACCGTGATCGCGATAAGAGCCGACGCGGTGATCACCGCTCGAAACACAAAGAGCGTCAGCCCCGGGCGGAGCGACCGGAAAACAGACAACAGCCGCCCAGACAACAGCAAAAGACTCGCGAAGAAAGAGCGTCGACCTTCGTAATGCCACCCGTTCCGTACCACGTGCTGGAGAACGAACTCCGCCCAAGAAAACGTGAACAGGAGCCGAAGGACACCACCGCTGAGGTCAAAGCGAACGGTGACGCGGGCAGGACTTCAGCTGATGTCGACACGACGCTGTCGAGTCAGACTATCGAGCGTGAACGGGCAAAAATCGCCGCCCAGCTGGCGGAACTTCGTCAGAACGAGACTTCTAATACCGGAGTCACGGACACCGAAGAGATCGTGGTTGAATCCGATGATACCCAGCGGGTTGAAGTATCTTCAAGCGAAAGACCTCAAACACAGGCTGATTTCCCGAAGATAGACTTCTACGCCGGTGACGACAAGCCAATCCCGCCGGACAGAGGCGAATCAACCGAGGAGATTCCAGCTCCGCCGGAGTCATACGAAAACGAGTCTCCCGCGGACACAATCGAAGAACCTTATGAAACTCCGGTGGAAAATCAGATAGAACAAGAGACAAGACCGCAGAGTTTCGGGCGGGGCAAAGCCCGACGCACTCCGCCGACCAAGAGCGAGCCAAAGTCTGAGCAGGAGCAAACCAGCCGGGAGCCGGAAAAACCGGAGTTCTCTTCGGAGAACATCTCTTTCGGACGGAGCAAACGCAAAAAACCAAGCGCCTGATAAGCGCCGCTCAGAGCCGGAGATAACATTCCGGCCCTTTTTTTGGCACAGACTGACGGGAAAAACCGCGGTGCCGGACTTTTGAAAACGGGAACTTTTGAATATGTCCTTCGCTATATAGGTATGAAATGAAAGTTGTTGACCAGCGCAACCTTCATTTGTTAGATTCATAAGGAGAAGATATTGCCATGAACGGACTTAAAGTTACTTTTATGATGCTTGGCCTGATGGCCATTTTTATGGGTGTCGGCTACCTGATTGGCGGACAGAAGGGCATGGTGATGGCTTTTCTCCTGGCGACGGCAATGAACTTCTTCAGCTACTGGTTTTCTGACAAACTGGTTCTAAGGATGTACCGGGCCAGGCAGATACAGGAACACGAACATCCCCGCCTCTATCGAATCGTTAAGGAAGTCGCGACCGTGAACGCCATGATGCCGATGCCGAAGGTTTATATCGTTCCCAGCCGGGCTCCCAACGCTTTCGCGACCGGAAGAAATGCGGAGCACGCGGCGGTAGCGGCTACGGAAGGTCTGCTGGAGCTTCTCAACGATGATGAACTTCGCGGGGTTATCGGCCATGAAATCGCTCATATCCATAACAAAGATATGCTGGTCGGTACGATCGCGGCCACTCTGGCCGGCGCGATCGGCATTCTTGCTTCGATAGCTCGCTGGGGGGCCATCTTTGGCGGTTATAATCGCGATGAAAATCGCGGTGGTGGAATCGGTTTGTTGGTCGCCGCCATTGTGGCGCCCATAGCCGCCATGATAATCCAAATGGCTATCTCCCGTCAACGTGAGTATCAGGCCGACGCTGAGTCCGGTCGCCTTACGGGGAGACATCTCGCTCTGGCTTCGGCTCTGCAGAAACTGCATAGCGCCCCGGTACGGCTCAATCTGGACCAGCGTCCGGCGACAGCAAACCTTATGATTGCCAATCCGCTATCCGGCAAAGGACTTTCTTCGTTATTCTCGACTCATCCCCCGGTCGAAAAAAGGGTCGAAAGGCTTCGTCAACTGGCACAAAGCTCCGTTTATCAAGACTATGCAAGATAGAGAAAGCACACCGCCCCGACAATGTGGCGCCGCTCCGCGGGCAAAAGAAAGGCGTCCTTAGACGATGGATGCTGACTTAGCCTTAGAACTTCTCGCAATTTTCATTCTCATTCTGGCCAACGGGTTTTTCGCTCTGTCGGAGTTCTCCATCATAGCCAGCCGCAAAAGCCGCCTACAGCAAAAGGTTGCCGACGGCAAGCGCGGCGCGACAGCAGCTGAAAAACTGCACCGGATGCCGGACAGGTTTCTGGCCACCATACAAGTCGGTATCACTCTCGTGGGTACCCTGGCAGGCGTTTTCAGCGGCGCCACTATCGTAAAACAGCTTGAGGCCGCGCTGGCGCGCTCGCCAATCGAATTTCTGGCCCACGGCGCCACGCCCCTATCGGTAGCGGTGGTGGCCGTTGTCATCACCGGCACCACCGTGGTCATAGGAGAACTGGTGCCCAAGTATCTCGCCCTGTCGAATCCGGAATTTTACGCCCGTCACGTCGCGCCGCCCACCAGCCTGTTTATCAAGCTGACCGCGTTTTTCTCTACCATTCTCAGCCGGACCGCCAGGCTTATCGTGAACGTCGTCGGCGTAAAATCCGACTCGGCCCGGTCCGCCATCACGGAAGAAGAAATCAACATGATGATATTCGAGGGCCGCGAAAAGGGCATTTTCGATGAAACCGAGGAAAAGCTCATCAAGTCGGTGTTCGAATTCGCCGATATGACCGTCCGCCGCGCCATGACACCGCGCACTGACGTGGTCGCCGTCGAGCTTAACGCCGATCCGAAAGAGATCGTCCGGCTCATTATCGAAGATGGTTACAGTCGTTATCCGATCTATGAAAAAGATATCGATCACATCGTCGGCGTACTCTACACGAAAGACATCATCATTCACAAACTGAATCCGGAGCTCATTATTATTCGCGATCTCATCCGAAAACCCCTCTTCGTTCCGGACTCTATGCCGCTGTCGAGGCTTTTGAATCTGTTTCAACGTAAGAAAAAGCACATTGCCATAGTGCTCGACGAGTTCGGAGGCACTGCCGGGATCATAACGATCGAGGATATTCTCGAAGAACTGGTCGGCGACATTCAGGATGAATACGACACCGAGCAACCGTCACTTGTCAAACACTCCGACACGGTCGCCTATGCCGAAGGGGCTGTCTGGCCCGGCGAGATAAACGAGCTTATGGGAAGTCATCTGCCGGAAGACAAAGCCGAAACACTGGCCGGGCTGTTCATAGACCACCTCGGGCGTCTTCCCGATAAAGACGAATCGGTAGTGATCGAGGATATGAAGATATCCGTGCTCGAACGCGAGGAAAATAGACTGGTAAGGCTAAAGGTCGAAAAACGACCATACCGCAAACAGAAAAAACACCAAAAGCACTGAATTGATCAGCACCCGATGTTAAAGATACTCAAGACACCTCTGGTCTGGACAAGATCGCTGTATGACTGGGTTCTCAGTTGGGGCCAGCGAAAGCACGGACAGACGGCCCTCTTTTTCCTGTCCATGGCCGAAGCCTCCTTCTTCCCCATTCCGCCCGACGCCCTTCTGATTGCTCTGTGTATGGGGGCGCACAAGAAGTGGCTGAGGTTCGCTGTGGTCTGTTCAATCGGATCCGTGATCGGCGGCGTACTCGGTTATCTTATTGGACAGTTTGCTTTTGACCTCGTCGGTGAGAAGCTGCTGTCGATATCGGCCTCTTTATCTGGCACCGAACCCGAGCAGTTGCTTCGGCAGGCACAATACTGGTTCAATGAGAAGGAACTGATGGGGATGAAAGTCGGTGCGTGGGCGGTCGGGATTGCCGGGTTCACACCTATCCCCTACAAAGTCTTCACGATTGCCGCCGGATTTTTTAAAATGAGCTTCGTGGCTTTTCTGCTCGCCTCCTTAATCAGCAGGTCGCTGAGGTTTTTTGCCGTAGCAGGCCTTATCGGAATGCTGTATCGCAAGCACGGTGACCGTATCAAGCTGCTAATCGACAAGTACTTCAACGCATTGGCCATTGCTTTCGTAGTCCTTCTGATACTTGGATTCATGTCCCTGAAACTGCTGAAAGGAGACTGACAGCGTCCGGCCAGGCACCGGGTCCGCTTGATTTTTCGGAATGCCTTCCGATTCTTTATTTAGCGAACCTGCTTGATGATTCGTCAGGACTCTTATGGCGCACGATCACAAAGATAACCACCTGCCAAGCAACATCACCGGACAGAAACTGGTCTGGACGATAATCTTCAACCTGATTATCACCGCAGCCGAATTTATAGGCGGCCTGATCACCGGTTACCTGGCGTTGATAGCCGACGCAGTGCACAATTTGTCCGACATAGCATCTCTGGGGCTGGCCTGGCTCGGCTTTAAAGGCTCGCAGATGCCGGCTACAAAAAAGTCCACCTACGGATACAAGCGCCTTGAAGTAATGACCGCCTTTATTTCGGCCGTGGCGCTCGTGGTAATAGCTATCTTCATTCTGCTCGAGGCCTACGACCGCCTTATCGACCCGCAACCACTGACCAAACCGTGGTTGTTCTTGATCGTGGCGGTAATCGGCTTTCT comes from the Candidatus Zixiibacteriota bacterium genome and includes:
- the htpX gene encoding zinc metalloprotease HtpX; the protein is MNGLKVTFMMLGLMAIFMGVGYLIGGQKGMVMAFLLATAMNFFSYWFSDKLVLRMYRARQIQEHEHPRLYRIVKEVATVNAMMPMPKVYIVPSRAPNAFATGRNAEHAAVAATEGLLELLNDDELRGVIGHEIAHIHNKDMLVGTIAATLAGAIGILASIARWGAIFGGYNRDENRGGGIGLLVAAIVAPIAAMIIQMAISRQREYQADAESGRLTGRHLALASALQKLHSAPVRLNLDQRPATANLMIANPLSGKGLSSLFSTHPPVEKRVERLRQLAQSSVYQDYAR
- a CDS encoding YqaA family protein, with protein sequence MLKILKTPLVWTRSLYDWVLSWGQRKHGQTALFFLSMAEASFFPIPPDALLIALCMGAHKKWLRFAVVCSIGSVIGGVLGYLIGQFAFDLVGEKLLSISASLSGTEPEQLLRQAQYWFNEKELMGMKVGAWAVGIAGFTPIPYKVFTIAAGFFKMSFVAFLLASLISRSLRFFAVAGLIGMLYRKHGDRIKLLIDKYFNALAIAFVVLLILGFMSLKLLKGD
- a CDS encoding replication-associated recombination protein A; its protein translation is MDLFGKDRPEGIANTRSALKPLADRMRPANLDQFYGQEKIIGPGTPLRKAIEQDKVGSIIFWGPPGSGKTTLASLIARSTQGQFTPFSAATSGIKEVKEVISKAGNYYQMTSRRTYVFIDEIHRFNKAQQDAFLPYVESGEIILIGATTENPSFEVNSALLSRMRVYVLERLTEEALTSIIERALTDTTVGVGSMNLKFGPEAVRFIAAAADGDARRALVLVENTAEFVGQDGTITVEALKQIHQKSIAVYDKAAEEHYNLISALHKTIRGGDPDAALYWLARMLDAGEDPLYIVRRLVRFASEDIGMADPYALTVTMNARDAYHFLGSPEGELAIAQAVIYLACAPKSNSAYVAFGRAMSDAREKGSLPVPLHLRNAPTSLMKALGYGKDYQYAHDFDDAVTDQVNLPDEIEGAEYYLPRESGREKKAKEYLEWFKKRRDELRRKPRQ
- a CDS encoding hemolysin family protein; this translates as MDADLALELLAIFILILANGFFALSEFSIIASRKSRLQQKVADGKRGATAAEKLHRMPDRFLATIQVGITLVGTLAGVFSGATIVKQLEAALARSPIEFLAHGATPLSVAVVAVVITGTTVVIGELVPKYLALSNPEFYARHVAPPTSLFIKLTAFFSTILSRTARLIVNVVGVKSDSARSAITEEEINMMIFEGREKGIFDETEEKLIKSVFEFADMTVRRAMTPRTDVVAVELNADPKEIVRLIIEDGYSRYPIYEKDIDHIVGVLYTKDIIIHKLNPELIIIRDLIRKPLFVPDSMPLSRLLNLFQRKKKHIAIVLDEFGGTAGIITIEDILEELVGDIQDEYDTEQPSLVKHSDTVAYAEGAVWPGEINELMGSHLPEDKAETLAGLFIDHLGRLPDKDESVVIEDMKISVLEREENRLVRLKVEKRPYRKQKKHQKH
- a CDS encoding cation:dicarboxylase symporter family transporter, producing the protein MNSKSSTSLLIATVLAVILGGFIGYYFPEVMLSISFVGQLFLNALRLVVIPLVIAAVIVGVAAMADVGRVSRTVGKTLLYFAVTSAIAVLIGLGLVTLIQPGAGVSADSAVIPPEVLSVTSFSISQLLGSIIPSNLFAAGAVGNLLGLIIFAVFFGVVLIPMGDRGKVIIDFLRAVNQAIMKIVTMLIWVAPLGVLSLVGTAVAENALSMDSMLGSLGLYSLTLAIAFLIHAAVILPLALRFFAQRPVMEYLSNMAPALTTALGTGSAAAALPITYDSVVDKSEIDDRAGSITVPLGAMVNMNGTALYLIIAALFSAQIFQVELSILQVLIVVGTSFVISFGASLMPNASAMLLAVVMYAAGFPAQAYAGIGIVLIMDWFFDRWRAVVDVWGDAVGAAVIGETFDFKTARHIRQESPDRKAQRGPRRPDRPQRDARQKPPASQQQDKAPLRQERKGQERTGHQRDADRRSRGEDRDRDKSRRGDHRSKHKERQPRAERPENRQQPPRQQQKTREERASTFVMPPVPYHVLENELRPRKREQEPKDTTAEVKANGDAGRTSADVDTTLSSQTIERERAKIAAQLAELRQNETSNTGVTDTEEIVVESDDTQRVEVSSSERPQTQADFPKIDFYAGDDKPIPPDRGESTEEIPAPPESYENESPADTIEEPYETPVENQIEQETRPQSFGRGKARRTPPTKSEPKSEQEQTSREPEKPEFSSENISFGRSKRKKPSA